CAATCACCCTTACTCTAAACTAACCTATCGATGTTGGCAATGGTGGATTGTGTAACTCGAAGGGCGTTTCATATGAAaacccaagaagaaaaaagcgAACTTTGGTGGCAAAATCAATTACATGTCCCTTAGGAGATGTTATCATCTAGATGCTATGCTTAGAGCAGACAAGCCCACATATAAAGAAACCATAACATCGGCAGTTACATctcccatttcttttattatatttctatcTACTCTTTCTAACGAGTTCTTCCTCGTGTCCTAGATTGCGTGGAAGCTCTCATAAATCTCCAAGGATCGGATATGATCAACAAGGCCGACGACAACGGAAGAACAGCCCTGCATTTCGCAGCGAAAGCCGGAGAGAAAGACATCGCCACCCGCCTCCTCCTAACCGACCCTTCCTCGGCCTACACCAAGGAACGCACCCATGGCCGAACCCCACTGCTCGAAGCCACCTCGTCGGGCCATCTCCACGTCCTGGGAGAGATCCTCGAGCACTGCCCCGACACGGTCGAGGTCGCTGACGACGAGGGCCGGAACGTGGTTCACCTCGCGCTGAAGTGCGGGCCGAAACACTCTAAGGCGGTGCTAAGATTGCCCGAGCTGGTGAGGCTGGTGAACGAGGCCGACCGCTTTGGGAACACGCCGCTGCACGTGGCGGCTGGGGACCTGAACTACAGAATGGTGAAGAGGTTGCTGAAGATTCCTGGGGTGGATCTGAGGGCCAAGAACGACGAGGGCTGCACATTTCTCGATATTTGTGAGTCTGAGTGGCAATACACGAAGAGGAAGGTAATTATTAGCTCATCTGACTAAATTATCTTTTGCACATGGGATTCTGCGTCGGGTTATGTGGTGAAATAGCGAGAAAATTAAAGGATTTTGTAACATAAATTTAATGAGGGACAAAAATAGTTATAAGAGAAATCAACGGAATAATAAAGAGCACTCAAGATTTATATGAGTTGGtccaaattttttgtgaaaatttgagcTGGAAATtggtttgttcttttctctatAATATTGTCaacattggtttttttttttttgttgttgccgTAACCCATTATTGTCGTCATATGTTATAGTGCTTACTGGTACTTCTTAGTAAATTGAGTAAATAAATCTATTGGAGCTCATATATTGGGCTTTGTATATTAATAGAGGTATTAAAACTAATTTACAGAACTACGTGGCAGACtcaataaaattctataaagaTTGTATCCATTTGGGGGAAATTAAACTAGTGCTTCCTCTAACCGATCTATCTATATAGGTTTACGTTATTTGGCGGGAAATCTAGGCTGTTGATGACCTTGAAAATTACACGAGCCTTACCATAAAATAGAATGGTCCATTTCTGTTACCTGCTTCTATCAACTGCTGATCGTTATTGCTCATCTGCAGGACTACCTTTACCGATACCTGAAGTCCATCCGGGCTGGCCGAAAGCCTCAGAGCTGGAACCACCCCGCCGGCGAACCCACCTTCCTCGACAAGCCCGAAGCCAACCTCAAGGGCCACGCCAATGCCCTCTGCGTCGTCGCCACCCTCCTTGCTACCATCACTTTTGCCGCCGCCTTCACATTGCCTGGTGGTTTGACGCCTGAAGATATTGACGCTCTTCCACCGCTGCCATCCCCCTTATGCAACTTCCATGACTCCCTCAGCAACCACCTCCGGCGAAATTAAGCGGCCGAAAAACCACAAACCTGGCCAGCCTATTCTCATTGATCAAAACCGCTTTCAGGGTCTTCATCCTAACTGACGTCATCGCCGTATCTACTTCCCTGACAGTCCTGTTCCTCTTGATCTCAGCCATGCTTGCCGAGGAAATGGCCTTGAGGAAGGGCCATCGTGTACAGTAAGAAACTGCTTTACATCTCCCTCGGGGACCATGGTTGCCTTCATGATGGGGCTGTACAGCGTCATACCGAGGGATGTCGTGTGGTTGGAGTTTTCTGTGGGGGTCATTGGATCGAGCATCCCGTTCCTGATCAAGTATTTCCAGGTCAAGAGCTTCACTTCTACTCCTGTGCGTCTTCATCTGCTCCTCagcaagaagagctcgaagaAGCCTTGGAGTGTCAGTTGGAATGGGAAGGTTCACAATAACTCTGAGTCCTCCGATAAAACTAATTCCGTCGATGATGAAATCAAGCGGACTGTGCCACCTCGTCTATCTTTGGGGCCACATTACAAGCGCTTCTCGTCATAAGGTCCACGTTCCAAGCACCACCGGTGTTCCCTCTTTGCTGATTTTAGGCTCTTGTTGACTTGTCTTGTTTTTACCAAACTCAGAACTCAATTTTATCATGGTATTAGTTGTGGACTACGCATTCAAAGTCGTTTAGACATTCGTAGTGGAAGTCgaaaccattttcttctttttgtttgcatGTCATTCATCCGTTATATCCTGCATAAATAAAATCTACCCGGACGTGGAAGATTTGAGACCTAAAATTAAGTCAGGTTCGACAAATATTTGCAAGTTCAGAAGAAACTGTCCGCGTACTCCATCAACAATCTCTACTTGGCATCTCTCCGGGCTGTTCATTCATGATCTAATGCACGCAGATGTCGACGTTAAGTAATTCCCTGAATGGAGTTTTTCCCGTTCTTCACGAAAATGGCTCTAAAGGGGCTCGCGGTTTCTCAATAATCTGCCATGACCATCAATCCAAGTTTGCTGGAATCATTGATTTCTGttatttaatttcagtttctCCTCGAAATACTCAAATACTTTAACGCACGCCCTTTTGGTGCTCTAGCGGATACCTCAACCTCATCTCTCCGTAAGATGGCTCGCTATAAATGGTAATCatcatctaaccctaattctaCCTACCACGTAGTTCTATGGTCCTTTAGCTTGCAGATCTAAGAGCTTCATATTCTCCTCTCCAATGTCAGAAAACAATTACTTAAAGATCAATAAGGAAATTGCAAAGATTGTGATTGAATCGGAACAATGACTGGAGTTAAACAATATACTTCTCAAAGGAAATCAATAAAAAGCATAGATAAAGTAAGACTCGACTTGAAAGCTTTCATACTCAAAGACAAATATTGAACTTAGGAATAatctaatttgaatttgaaactcAAACCCTCAAGAAAGATCTAATCTGAATAATTTTTTCCTAACTCGATGGACTCCTTGATAGATGCAGCATGATTCTTGTTCGAAGTATTGAAACGATTTGAAAGATACGTGCATGTGTAAAATAAGTGTGCAAACTCTTATTCCTCTCATCTTTAATGGGTGAATTTGTTGTGTGTCTTTGATTTTCCTATGCAAGAATCTCTAATTGTCTCACAGTACTTCAAGATGACTTGTCACCGCTTTCGATCCTTTTGCTATTGTTATCCCTTAGTTGATGGATCCTTCTTGGCTCAAACTTCAACTTTCATTCATGTTTGGAATCGATCAATCGCCCGCACGTGTCTTGATCTCTACTAAAACGCTCTTCATCGAAAACTCCTAATTGATGAGCTCTTTAGACCCATCGATAAGTTTCATGGGCCAAGCCTATTAACATAACATTTACAATCGACAAGCTTTTTTAGGCATTTAATTGAGTAGGTCTTATTGGTTAAGTGTATTGttatgttttttatttgggATATTAGCTTCTTTATGTTTTGGTCTAGATTTTGGGTCTGGTGTTAACGAATCTGTACTTGTTAACTaaataaaatgtaattaaaagaATCACTTGAAAAATTATACATACACATTACACGATGCATGCacggattagaaattttaaccCAAGTGGTTAATTGGCTCTGGTGGCTTCCATGTAAAGCTATGCAAATTTTAGTTTTACTCAATGTATCCTAAGAAGCAACAAATTACTTCCTGCCGATGCATCTTTGGGAAGACAATGAAGAGGTTTTTATTCATCTTAAATCTAAACATTCTTTTCAAATCCATTTAACGGAAGGATAAACAATATATGAATATAAGGATACATAAAGTGATTCATTGAAGAATAATACCAGTTATgtgtatacatatataaatatatataaatatataaatatatatatatacatatatatacatatatgttcGAGGACAAGTGTCCTTATTTTAGATGTGTAAATCCAAATGATCCCTTCAAAGAATTTATGACCATAGATAAAAACTCGAATCTCTTTAAACCGAAATGAACACAATTATATGATGATTTGAAAGCTCTAAAACTCACAAAATCAAGCATTTAACCCAAATTATAGCCAACCTTTTAAGAATTGGATGTTCTTGCTTTAAAATGAACCATGACCTCAACTTGTGCTCCAAAATttgttaattatatttttaaccTAAACAAACATAACCATAGTTAAATAGatgattttaaaattctaaGCCTCACAAAATCAAGGATATGACCGATATGAATTATACAAGTTGTTTGTATCTCATAATGCGTGCTTTACATAGagagtgtgttttttttttccctcaaaagaaagttttaatttttgcGTGTCAAACTTAATACATTTCAATCTCATTCAGATGCCCAACATTTGAAGAAACTTTAATCATACTTTGGTTGCAGTCTTCGtaataaattgatgaaatcaggCGTGTTTAAAATTTGACTGTTTCGGATTATATAGAATTGAAAGCTGAAGCAAGTTTGGCAGGAGGCAACGAACCAAGTTATACTAAATGCAGTGGGGTTTGCATTATCCACGATAAACGCGTAGAAGTCTGTAGTGATCTTACCGAAGGACTCAATGTCGCGCACATGTGCGAACAAAAAGTACATGCATCTTCTCAATTTGCTTGTATAGATGTGCCATCCCCCGATAAATTCCAGGTTTGTGGGCATGAAATGAGTTGACAGCATGAGCccctgaaattgagagtttgtcCAGgctattttattgttcgatcCGCTTGTCTCCGCATCGAAAACTTTGGACATAAGTGTGCTTTTGTTATTTGGGCTGGCCATCTCCCTTCTAACAGTGTTTCCTTTGGATTAAGCAAGATTGTCTTAGAGAATGTTAGAGATATATTTAGGATATCTTATGATTCTATGATTTTGTATGTTATGCtcgatttatttttatttgttactTTAGATAGTCGTTGtgtaaagcctataaataggcacATGTATTATTCATTAGTCAATGaacgaaatattttttttttattgattcacATATTatatcaaaaatgtttttcttaaaGGAAATCTTGCAAAGGAAGTTTACATGGCACACTATACTCATTCATCTGATAAATTGTGTTGATTACGTCAAGTATTgtatggattgaagcaagctCCATGTGCATGGTACTCTAAGTTTAGTTCggagaaattaccaaaaagtcctaaaccttttggaattgtgtcaattcagtcataaacttattttttttttttttaccaattgaatcctaaatcttttacaattatgccaattaagtcattcggccaaaattggctagccAACCAACGTGGCCATTGGCTAGCCCcgataacaattttttaaataatatattattttttcgaattattttattaaatttttaatctttttttttttacctttttctctctctctctctttttctccccctcttccctccttcttcctttggctccgaTGACCGGCCAACCCTCACCGGTCGCTGGACTGAGGCGGCCAAGTGAGctcaccctcgctagatccgagGCGGCCCTCACCCAATGACGTTGTGGCGAGCTCACCCTCGCGAGGGCTGGCTAGTCACTAGAGCCAAACGAGGGAGGGcaagaaaggaaggaggaggaggaaaaaaaagaaagaaagaaaaaggttaaaaaggttaaaaatttaataaaatatttattggcTTCCCTCCTTCTTGGCGGGCAAAGCTTGCAAGTGAGCTCACCGCAAGATCCGGCGGGGCGCCCACGGTGGCAGGGCAAGCTTGCCCTCACCCAATGACGTTGTGGCGAGCTTGCCCGACCACCTCAATCCGGTGATCGACGAGGGCTGGCTAGTCActagagccaaaggaagaaggagggagtaggggggaagaggaaggaggagggaggaaaaaaagaaaagaaagaaaaaaaggttaaaaaggttaaaaaataataaaatatttattgcCCACGTCGGCTGGCGGCCACATTAGCGTTaactggccaattttggtcagaaTGACTAAACTAgtacaattgtaaaaggttaaGAAGTCaactggcaaaaaaaaaaaaaaaaaaaaagagtttagaattaaattgacacaattacaaaaggtttatgacttttttggtaattctcccagtTTAGTTCAACCATGGAATCTTTGGGCTATAAATCCAATCCTTATGACCACACTTTATTTGTTCAACACATGCATCGTGGATACATTATGCTGCTCTTATATGTGGACTATATAGTTATTATTGGAAATGATCAGTATAGCATTACCAAACTCTAGCAGTGTCTTAGTAATTAGTTCGAAATGAAAAATCTTAGGCGactttgctattttctaggctTGGAGGTTGCGTCTTATGCTTTTGGTTATTATCTCTCACAAGCAAAATATGCCACTAATCTTATCTCTCAAGGTGGGCTCATTGATAACAAGATTGCTTCTACTCCCATTGAATTGAAtgcaaaattcaatgacaatgATGGAACTCTCCTTCCAAATCCTACACTTTATTGGTAGTTGTTTGGTAGTCTTATATATCTCACTGTTACATATTCTGACATCACTTATACCGTTCACATTATTAGTCAGTACATGACCGTGCCTTGTACAACTATTTTTGCTGCAGTTCTTCGAATTCTTTGCTACGCCAACGGTACATTGTTTGAtggtcttcatttttctattcattttacCTTGGAGTTGACAACTTATTATGATGTTGACTGGGCCGGTGACTCTCACGATCGTTGCTTTACTACAAGCTACTACATCTTTTTAGGCAACTTATTTATCTCATGGTGTGGCAAGAAACAGACCACTATTGCTAGCTCTAGTAAAAAAGCAGAATATTGAGCTCTTGCTGATAAGATATTAGACTTTTTATGGTTACGGTGGATACTACAAGATATGGGAGTGCATTATCATATTGGAACAATCATTCATTGTGATAATCGGAGTGCTATCCAAATTGCACATAATGATGTTTTTCATAAACATACCAAGCATATTAAAATAGACTGTCATTTCATCCGATATCACGTTCTTTGTGGCACTGTTTGACTTGTCTTTGTTTCATCCATTGAACAAACTGTTGATGTTTTTACCAAGAGACATTCACCCAGGTGTTTTCtagatttatttttcaaactcaaGTTGACTTCTTTCAAATCATCTTAAGTTTGAGGAGATGttagaaataaatttaagatattaTGTGATTATGTGATTCTATATATTCTCCTTGATTTATTCTTATATCTTACCTTAGATAGTCATTAGGTAAAGCATATAGATAGGTACATGATACTAATCATAGTCAATgaacaaaatattatttttctcttcattcacATATCTCAACTAAGAAGTTGAAATCTCTCGAGAATCTAAGCTTTTCCCATTTGAGGACAGAACTCGAGTGGCTGACTTCTCAGCCTCTCGGCCATTTGACTATTGGCTAATGCCAAAAAGATGTAAAAACCCTAGAATAAAAGTCTATTCTActaatcaaaacaatgatctttcaagggtcttcttcatcttcaaaatcaaaacctTTAAATATAAGTATTGTCACACGCAAAAGATTGACCACGTTGTTAGCTCTGACTTTGCTTTTGTGAGCAGTAGCAGTGTCCTACTTTCTTTagtcaaattgacttgattcccGTCGGCAAAAGCTgttttttgaagaaagaataaatGGGGTTATGCTGAGACAGTTGAGATCTCCGATGACAAGGGCCGGAACGCGGTTCATCTCGTGCTGAAGTGCCGGCCGAGTCACTCTAAGGCGGTGTTGAGACTGCCCGAGCTGGTGAGGCTGGTGAACAAAGCCAACCGCTATGGAAACACGCCGTTGCATGTGGCTGCTGAGGACCTGAACTACAGAATGGTGAAGAGGTTGCTGAAGATTCCTGGGGTGGATCTGAGGGCGAAAAACGCCAAGGGCTGCACGTTTCTGGATATTTGCGAGTCTCGTTGGCAATACACCAAGAAGAAGGTAACTTTTTGCTCATCTTGATAAATCATCTTGTGAACATATGAGATTCTATGTGGGGTTATGTAGTGAAATAGTACGAAAATTAAAGGATACacgggataaaaaaaaattatcacataaatcaacggaaatgttaaaaagtgatccatttttggaaAGCTCTAGACTACATCATACTACACATGCTTAAGATTCTCATGTATTGGAGAAATTTCTAGTACTATGTGGGCAGCAAGTGTACGTGTGAAGGAAGAAAAGCCAGCTGGAAGTTGATTGAataaagtcaacaaaagtggtAGGGAGCTGCAGAgcatagaaaaagaagaaaataatggagAAGCAACCAAAAGATCCGGAAGAAGCCGCAACAAGCAGGAGACAAAGAAGCAAGCTTGtaattttagattaattttgtACTCAAAGTCAGTAGAGGAAGACGGTGACTcactcctataaataggagttgtGGATGTCTATTCTATGTAGCAAAAAAACTAGAAATACTCATTCCTTTGTAATACCAACTATCATAATAAAAGTCCTGTTTTTTACCCATACGCCCTAGCCGTTGTAGTCCACTTATATCCACTCATATTTCACAcatacacacttgcacacacacatGCTTCCTAAAAAATCTAACAGTGATATCAGAGCCACGTCTTTGGTTGGTATTGGGCGTTTGTCCTATCTACccgttcctaaaatgacccTTTCCAAATACCCAGTAATTAAACTATGGCCAATTCTACCTTATCCTCATTTCCCATTCCCATTTTTGATGGGAACAACTATGACTTCTGGAgcataaaaatgactacattcttgatggcccaagacttaTGGACATCATGGAAAAGGTAGCGAGGCTCCACAAGAAGGTGCCGGTGTTTCGAATGATCAATtacaaaaggatgcaagggcACTATACTTCATCCAACAAGCACTCTTAGAAACCgtatttccaagaataattgGAGCAAGGACTGCTAAAGGGGCCTAGGATATACTACgagaagaatttcaaggatcGGAAAAGGTACGCACTATTCGCCTTCAAACTatgagaagagattttgagaattctaaaatgaaaaattatgagactgTACAAaaatattgtggaaaattaaaggaactagttaatcaaatgagagcctatggagatgggataactgatcaaagggttgttgagaaaatattgttgTCACTTACCAAAAAATACAACTCCATAGttacaactatagaaggaactaAGGACTTGACGACCCTATTAGTGAGTGAATCAATTGGCTCTCTAGAAGCAcatgagaaaagactaatggcacaagatgaagattcagttGAAAGTGCCTTTCAATCTAAAGTAAATGTACAGTCTCATCAATCTAAAAATGGTGGAAGGAgctaatggaaaaataaaaaaaaggaggagaaactatattaaaggaaaattatccaccttgtggtatttgcaagaaaacaaatcatttggagaaggattgttggtttataaatgaaaaacaatgccgcttttgtaaaagatatggccacgtagaaaaagattgtcgctcaaaaacaaataatcgagcaaactatgtagaaaaaaaagaaaatgaagagaatacATTCTACACAGGCCAAGCaacaaatgataataaaaatgaaacatggtACATTGATAGTGGGTGTAGCAATCACATGACGGGGGACAAATCTATAATCACTAATATTGATAAGTCAGTGAAATCCCAAGTAAAGTTGGGCAATGGTGCATTagtagatgtcaaaggaaaaggcaacATCATAATGGAAACAAATAAATgcccaaaatatatacataatgtatatctagtccctcgtcttgcacaaaatctcgtaagtgtgggccaaatgatacaaagtgggtattctctatattttaatagagatgcctgcattatctatgataaatataaaaatgtcattgcctctgttaagatgaaaaataacaattttcctattcgatggaaatatgtcaaagatatagccatgaaagctcaacttgatgattcatgGCAATGGCATCaaagatttggccacttcaattttgttgggctaaaaattctccatcagaaaaatatgatgagagattttccaCCCATTAcagaaatttcagatgtttgTGAAAGCTGTCTCCTTGGAAAGCAACAGAGATAGTCCTTCCCATCAGGAGGTGCATGGAGAGCTAAAAAGCCATTGGAGCTAGTTCATATGGACATGTGTGGTCCAATGAGAACCCCCACACTCAATCAGAAAATATTTCATCTTATTCATTGACAATTACACAAGAATGACGTGGGTATACTTTCTTGAAGTTGGAAAGTCGTACAATGCCATTTTGTTTTAGTAATTTGCTACAGAGACAACGCTTCGATGATCTTTGCAGGCCTTTCATTGGTTGAATCATTCTCTTTCATTAAATAGTAAAGCGCGAAACACAAGACAAGTcccataattcttttttattcaactAGGATAGCAAATAACTTGGTATCTTCCGAAGTTACTATTTCTTTACAAGATTCCCTGCAATTTGGGACCGTGACAAATACACTCCTCTTGGCTCTGCCGCAACAGCTGTCTTCTGTACCTTTGGAAAGAGTCTCATGTATCCAACAGGTTGCTGAATTTTTCAGCTCAAGGtccgtttctttctttttcatgttgtcAGCGTACTCATATGATTGGGAATTATTTGGCAGGCTTCGATGTCGCCTAGGAACGAGGTTCTTTGAATCGGTGCTGGCCGAAGAGAAAATCTGTTGCGTGCTATATTACTTGCTGCAGCCAACAAGGGACGGCAGGTCAAGTGCAGAAACTGGTCTTCTAAATCATTAATGATTTTACTTTGTTGTTAACATAGGATCAACCTCGCCCCTCTTCATAGACCTTCTCATCATAACATGGACATCAGTCCCAGAGAACGAAGTGAACTACGTTGTTCAAATAGCTCGGTCTAATTTCATTGGCTTATTTTGAGCTCAACTCATAGCTCAATGAGCATGCGTGACCCTTTTGGATTACCTCACTTTTTCTCTCATTGTTCGGTGCGCAAATCGATTCATTCCCACTTCTATCACCATTTTAGAAACTTGTCCGGAGCCACTCTTTGTCCAAGCCTACCCTTGTTGGACCAGGTTGTTACTGGCCCATGGCTTCCACATGGTTCATTACCGAACTACGCCCTGACTAGAGGAATTCCACTTTAATATCGTATCATGATATCCTTAGATTAATTCACTCAACATATTGTCTACTTCAGTCTATCCCACCTGtcacaattttatcttttgatataCAAACATGCATTTTCTTAGGAGATCACCTATTTTGATAATGCTCTCATCTATCGTTACATTAAAAAGTGTGGTCATGAGTTAATTCTAGTTTtcatcatacatatatatatatatatatatatatatatatatatatatatatatatatatatatatatatatattatagacATGCTCTCTCCATGTTCAGTATGCAAATCGGACTTGCCCCCTTTGTCCATGTCCTTTGCCCCCTGCGACTACTCCCTACCCTAGTTCAACTGGGTTATTATGGTGCGAGTTGAGCTCAAGCCTAGTACTTCCCTCGTGCTACCATCCAATTAATAGCCTTAAGAACACGTCACTTCGAAGAGATGACAGACTTCTAGAGTATGTACATTGAGACGAGGGCATTTGATATGAACTGCAGGTCATAAAGTAACAAGTAATACAATAGTCTCTTCTTAATGGATAGCCATGAGATTGGCTCAATCTCCGCAAGATTTAAAAGAAGGAGCAAAGCACATACGCCAAACCTTAATCCAACCATAATAGGGCTGACAGGCGATTGTTTTTAGTTTTGGGGCTTTCAGCTGCACTAACGACACTATGGATTAAGATTTTCTGGAGATAGAATTAACGCATCCAATCCATGGATTAAAGGAAGTAGAGCTCTTCATACGTGTATCTGGAATGTTTCCTACTACGGACCATGCTTTGTGTTGGTGGCCTGGCCCATTAGCACGCAAGGGCGAGTGCTGGTTTCGATCTAACCCAGAAAACGGACTGGCCACTTTTAGGGAATCCcaatttccaaaatttggaacctCCAATAACCAATCCAGCTCTTGGTTCTTTGCGCTGAACCCAATTGGATCAGTAtgccttgtttttcttttttctttttttttttttttctcttctagaaGTGATGAGGGTGGAGGAGATAAGCATTGTGAAATTTTTGCTTAGATCCAAAACCAAACTTCAAAATCacaaacaaaatagaaaaaaaactatatcttctttatattttcatgatgtgATAAGGAACTCATGCCAAGTTTTCATATTAAACAGGAAATCCATTTATGCTTAGCAAAAAGATAAGTCTTAGATTATCAAATACCAACATAAGAAATCTGATTatctccaaaaaataattaatgttctctcatttaaaaagaattatagcttccaagaaaagaaagaaaaaatacactGCCATCGTGGGTGGACATTGTCGA
The window above is part of the Eucalyptus grandis isolate ANBG69807.140 chromosome 6, ASM1654582v1, whole genome shotgun sequence genome. Proteins encoded here:
- the LOC104451467 gene encoding protein ACCELERATED CELL DEATH 6, coding for MRPAIREEEQETKMEEDGQPPTKYMDPSMYKAAKEGNFTALENSIRKYGEDEPQLDLLKLETRKGNNLVHLAAESGHEDFIKQVLRKCPQLVAKPNNSCRQCAQLVDKPNNSCRGADTPLHIAARTRHFKVMETILSEAKLREGKATTETPCTQKMKEMENGDGDVTVEEDEEMVGSVNKAGESALYVAAELGFEKVVKEMVKFLESGRQREEGVRDRALRGPEGQNPLHAAVLAGSRNCVEALINLQGSDMINKADDNGRTALHFAAKAGEKDIATRLLLTDPSSAYTKERTHGRTPLLEATSSGHLHVLGEILEHCPDTVEVADDEGRNVVHLALKCGPKHSKAVLRLPELVRLVNEADRFGNTPLHVAAGDLNYRMVKRLLKIPGVDLRAKNDEGCTFLDICESEWQYTKRKDYLYRYLKSIRAGRKPQSWNHPAGEPTFLDKPEANLKGHANALCVVATLLATITFAAAFTLPGGLTPEDIDALPPLPSPLCNFHDSLSNHLRRN